Proteins encoded in a region of the Agromyces protaetiae genome:
- a CDS encoding exonuclease domain-containing protein produces MQESTALWSDDDWPELAPATSERPDTVPADAVPTDAVPTDAVPTGFDRPLALVADASGANAPGADASGANVPGANVPGANVHWADRLAVFDLETTGIDIDTCRIVTAHVGVIGRSGEVLERREWLVDPGVEIPTAASLIHGVTTERARAEGAPAAQAVAEIIAALHDAACRGLPIVAYNASYDLSVLAREAERYGHDPLPGPGPVIDPLVIDKAVDRYRRGKRTLTAACAHYGVELTDAHDAGADAVAAGRVAQAIVRAFPEVASAAIADLHARQVGWCRDQAESYQSWRRANGEPEFTTSGLWPVR; encoded by the coding sequence ATGCAGGAGTCCACCGCCCTCTGGTCCGACGACGACTGGCCCGAGCTCGCGCCGGCAACGTCCGAGCGTCCCGACACGGTGCCCGCCGACGCTGTGCCGACCGACGCTGTGCCGACCGACGCTGTGCCGACCGGCTTCGACCGGCCGCTCGCGCTGGTCGCCGATGCGTCCGGTGCCAATGCGCCCGGTGCCGATGCGTCCGGTGCCAATGTGCCCGGTGCCAATGTGCCCGGTGCCAATGTGCACTGGGCCGACCGGCTCGCCGTGTTCGACCTCGAGACGACCGGGATCGACATCGATACCTGCCGCATCGTCACCGCGCATGTCGGCGTCATCGGGCGGTCCGGCGAGGTCCTCGAGCGGCGCGAATGGCTCGTCGACCCCGGAGTCGAGATCCCGACGGCGGCGTCGCTCATCCACGGCGTCACGACCGAGCGGGCGCGTGCCGAGGGCGCCCCGGCAGCGCAGGCGGTCGCGGAGATCATCGCGGCGCTCCACGATGCCGCGTGCCGTGGCCTGCCGATCGTCGCGTACAACGCCAGCTATGACCTGTCCGTGCTCGCACGCGAGGCCGAGCGTTACGGACACGACCCTTTGCCGGGCCCCGGACCGGTGATCGATCCGCTCGTGATCGACAAGGCCGTCGACCGGTACCGGCGTGGCAAGCGCACGCTCACGGCTGCGTGCGCGCACTACGGTGTCGAGCTGACCGACGCGCACGATGCCGGTGCCGACGCCGTCGCCGCGGGGCGGGTCGCGCAGGCGATCGTGCGGGCGTTCCCCGAGGTCGCGTCGGCCGCGATCGCCGACCTGCACGCCCGCCAGGTCGGCTGGTGCCGCGACCAGGCCGAGAGCTACCAGTCCTGGCGCCGCGCGAACGGCGAGCCCGAGTTCACCACGTCGGGCCTTTGGCCCGTCCGCTGA
- a CDS encoding alpha/beta fold hydrolase, which yields MTRNPYAADLARIPVRAHRTQVLGTETAWWEYGDPVDSAAPVLVLVHGFRGDHHGLEPVVASLPGFRVVSPDLPGFGGSAPLADRAHDIDGYAAWLAAFIAATGISAPYTLLGHSFGSIIASAAVAAGLRPDRLVLVNPIGAPALEGPRGLMTRLAIFYYWASAKLPARAGFALLKNRAIVRVMSITMAKTREKALRRFIHDQHDRYFSVFADRDTLLEAFRASVSHDVSEYAAGIPVPALLVAADRDDITPIEAERALVRRFPDARLAEIEGVGHLIHYEKPVEAAECIRGFVGVESPGAEAAR from the coding sequence ATGACCCGCAATCCGTACGCCGCCGATCTCGCGCGCATCCCGGTGCGCGCGCACCGCACGCAGGTGCTCGGCACCGAGACGGCGTGGTGGGAGTACGGCGACCCGGTCGACTCGGCCGCGCCGGTGCTGGTCCTCGTGCACGGCTTCCGCGGCGACCACCACGGGCTCGAGCCGGTCGTGGCGAGCCTGCCGGGATTCCGTGTCGTGTCTCCCGACCTCCCGGGCTTCGGTGGCTCCGCCCCGCTCGCCGATCGCGCGCACGACATCGACGGCTACGCCGCCTGGCTGGCTGCGTTCATCGCAGCGACCGGCATCTCCGCGCCGTACACACTGCTCGGCCACTCGTTCGGGTCGATCATCGCCTCCGCCGCGGTGGCTGCAGGTCTCCGGCCCGACCGGCTGGTCCTCGTGAACCCGATCGGCGCGCCCGCCCTGGAGGGTCCCCGGGGGCTCATGACCCGACTCGCGATCTTCTACTACTGGGCGAGCGCGAAGCTTCCGGCGCGCGCCGGGTTCGCGCTGCTCAAGAACCGGGCGATCGTGCGCGTCATGAGCATCACGATGGCGAAGACCCGAGAGAAGGCGCTCCGACGGTTCATCCATGACCAGCACGACCGCTACTTCTCGGTGTTCGCCGACCGCGACACGCTGCTCGAGGCGTTCCGCGCCTCGGTGAGCCACGACGTGAGCGAGTACGCCGCCGGCATCCCCGTGCCGGCGCTGCTCGTCGCCGCCGATCGAGACGACATCACGCCGATCGAGGCGGAGCGAGCGCTGGTTCGGCGCTTCCCCGATGCACGGCTGGCCGAGATCGAAGGCGTCGGGCACTTGATCCATTACGAGAAGCCTGTCGAGGCTGCCGAGTGCATCCGCGGGTTCGTCGGTGTGGAGTCCCCCGGGGCGGAGGCTGCGCGGTGA
- a CDS encoding glycosyltransferase family 4 protein, whose product MKLVVDCRYTRIGQHDGISRFTAGIVRELGARHPLTMLISDRRQLELLPDLPWQLATSPTSIREPLVARQVRKLRPDVVFSPMQTMGSWGRDYALLLTLHDLIYYEHRTPPHNLPAPVRLLWRLYHLAWWPQRLLLNRADAVVTVSETTAGLIREHHLTKRPVTVVPNAADELPVPPLPRERPSRNRLVYMGSYMPYKNVDTLVRAAAMLPDHELHLLSRISTEERARLTRLAPEARLVFHDGVTDAAYADLLADATALVHASRAEGFGIPLVEAMRVGTPVVVNDTPIFREIGGDAALYFDGDDADSLVRALGRLEEPGEWTRRSATSLERASAYTWAASAERLLELIRETAASRPARRA is encoded by the coding sequence GTGAAGCTCGTCGTCGATTGCCGCTACACGCGTATCGGGCAGCACGACGGCATCAGCCGGTTCACGGCGGGCATCGTGCGGGAGCTCGGGGCGAGGCATCCGCTCACCATGCTCATCAGCGACCGCCGGCAGCTCGAGCTGCTTCCCGACCTGCCGTGGCAGCTCGCGACGTCGCCGACGAGCATTCGCGAGCCGCTCGTGGCTAGGCAGGTGCGCAAGCTCCGGCCCGACGTGGTCTTCTCGCCCATGCAGACCATGGGCTCCTGGGGTCGCGACTATGCGCTGCTGCTGACCCTCCACGACCTCATCTACTACGAACACCGCACGCCGCCGCACAACCTTCCGGCGCCCGTGCGGCTGCTCTGGCGGCTGTACCATCTCGCGTGGTGGCCGCAGCGTCTGCTGCTGAACCGCGCCGACGCTGTCGTCACCGTCTCCGAGACCACGGCGGGGCTCATCCGCGAGCACCACCTGACGAAGCGGCCGGTCACCGTCGTGCCGAACGCCGCCGACGAGCTGCCGGTGCCGCCGCTGCCGCGTGAGCGCCCGTCGCGCAACCGGCTCGTGTACATGGGCTCGTACATGCCGTACAAGAACGTCGACACGCTTGTGCGCGCGGCCGCCATGCTGCCCGACCACGAGCTCCACCTGCTCAGCCGCATCAGCACCGAGGAGCGCGCACGATTGACGCGCCTCGCCCCCGAGGCGCGGCTGGTCTTCCACGACGGTGTCACGGATGCGGCGTACGCCGACCTGCTCGCCGACGCCACCGCGCTCGTGCACGCGAGCCGAGCCGAGGGCTTCGGCATCCCGCTCGTCGAGGCGATGCGCGTGGGTACGCCGGTCGTCGTCAACGACACGCCGATCTTCCGGGAGATCGGCGGTGACGCCGCGCTCTACTTCGACGGCGACGACGCCGATTCGCTCGTCCGCGCGCTCGGCCGGCTCGAGGAACCGGGGGAGTGGACGCGCCGTTCGGCGACTTCGCTCGAGCGCGCGAGCGCCTACACCTGGGCGGCCTCGGCCGAGCGCCTGCTCGAACTCATCCGGGAGACCGCAGCGTCACGCCCGGCGCGCCGGGCGTGA
- a CDS encoding NAD-dependent protein deacetylase, with translation MRGARVAVLTGAGVSTDSGIPDYRGEGAPRRSPMTFQTFLASEQARKRYWAGSHLGWRHFGAAQPNPGHRALAELEAAGVVSGLVTQNVDGLHRRAGTAHVVELHGAMDRVVCLACGQYYARQAIADRLEALNPGIDLREAIRPAPDGDVEVDDVDAMRIPDCTVCGGTLKPDVVFFGEFVPGETFESARSIVAGADVLLVAGSSLVVNSGIRLIEQARRRHLPIIVVNRGVTKGDGRAAVKLDAGTSETLTAMAAALG, from the coding sequence ATGCGCGGCGCTCGGGTGGCGGTGCTGACCGGTGCCGGGGTGAGCACCGACTCGGGCATCCCCGACTACCGCGGCGAGGGCGCGCCGCGCCGGTCGCCGATGACCTTCCAGACCTTCCTGGCGTCCGAGCAGGCGCGGAAGCGCTACTGGGCGGGCAGCCATCTCGGCTGGCGCCATTTCGGCGCCGCGCAGCCCAACCCCGGCCACCGTGCGCTCGCCGAGCTGGAGGCCGCGGGCGTCGTATCCGGGCTCGTGACCCAGAACGTCGACGGACTGCACCGCCGCGCGGGCACGGCGCACGTCGTCGAGCTGCACGGCGCCATGGACCGGGTCGTGTGCCTCGCGTGCGGCCAGTACTACGCGCGGCAGGCGATCGCCGACCGGCTCGAGGCGCTGAATCCCGGCATCGATCTCCGGGAGGCGATCCGGCCGGCGCCCGACGGCGACGTCGAGGTCGACGACGTCGACGCCATGCGCATCCCCGACTGCACCGTGTGCGGCGGCACGCTGAAGCCCGACGTGGTGTTCTTCGGCGAGTTCGTGCCCGGTGAGACCTTCGAGTCCGCCAGGTCGATCGTGGCGGGCGCCGACGTGCTGCTCGTCGCCGGGTCCTCGCTCGTCGTGAACTCGGGGATCCGGCTGATCGAACAGGCGCGGCGGCGCCACCTCCCGATCATCGTGGTCAACCGCGGCGTCACCAAGGGCGACGGCCGCGCCGCGGTCAAGCTCGACGCGGGCACCAGCGAGACGCTCACCGCGATGGCGGCCGCGCTCGGCTGA
- a CDS encoding TrmH family RNA methyltransferase has protein sequence MRIERVADAASDRVADYAALTDVSLRTATEAERGLYIAESAKVIARAVRAGHRPRSVLMEEKWLAGLEPVLAPFDIPVHLADAEQLEAITGYRVHRGALAAFERPALPDPAELLEGARRVVVLEDIVDHTNVGAIFRSVAALGADAVLVSPRCADPLYRRSVKVSMGTVFQVPWTRIGEWDEAAAQFAAHGFTTAALALAEDAVSLRRLAADPPERLALVFGTEGDGLSRHALHAADLTVTIPMAHGVDSLNVAATAAVVLYALGDDI, from the coding sequence ATGCGCATCGAACGAGTCGCCGACGCGGCATCCGACCGGGTCGCCGACTACGCGGCGCTGACGGATGTCTCGCTGCGAACCGCCACCGAGGCCGAACGCGGACTGTACATCGCCGAGTCGGCCAAGGTCATCGCGCGCGCGGTCCGGGCCGGGCACCGGCCGCGGTCGGTGCTCATGGAGGAGAAGTGGCTCGCAGGGCTCGAGCCTGTGCTCGCCCCGTTCGACATCCCGGTGCATCTCGCCGATGCCGAGCAGCTCGAGGCCATCACCGGCTACCGCGTGCACCGCGGCGCGCTCGCGGCCTTCGAACGCCCGGCGTTGCCCGATCCGGCCGAACTGCTCGAGGGCGCGCGCCGGGTCGTGGTGCTTGAGGACATCGTCGACCACACCAACGTGGGTGCGATCTTCCGCAGCGTCGCGGCGCTCGGGGCCGATGCGGTGCTCGTGAGCCCGCGCTGCGCCGACCCGCTGTACCGGCGGAGCGTGAAGGTCAGCATGGGCACGGTGTTCCAGGTGCCGTGGACGCGCATCGGGGAGTGGGACGAGGCGGCGGCACAGTTCGCCGCGCACGGGTTCACGACCGCCGCGCTCGCCCTCGCCGAGGACGCGGTGTCACTGCGGCGGCTGGCCGCGGACCCGCCCGAACGACTCGCGCTGGTGTTCGGCACCGAGGGCGACGGGCTCAGCCGGCATGCGCTGCACGCGGCCGACCTGACCGTGACGATCCCCATGGCACACGGCGTCGACTCGCTCAACGTGGCGGCCACCGCGGCGGTCGTGCTCTACGCGCTCGGCGACGACATCTAG
- a CDS encoding D-alanyl-D-alanine carboxypeptidase family protein, producing the protein MSHQIAPAPTAAGPDSSGSAHRGSGADAERRRMYRRRRLVVFGALALVLALLIGGVTYVSNALGTPVPAVAAATTVPAPVAQPPQPLALPGFGEYAVGAVGFDGVLAASEAQAPMPIASIAKVVTALVVLGAHPVAAGEGGPAIAYTDADVDIYWDMVAQNGSVAPVAAGTSLSLTQSLEAMLLPSGNNYAISIANWAFGSEGAYVEAANAWLAEHGFTETTIADASGLSLANVATPGDLVRLGQLALTEPALAGIVAQQAVDLPGVGRVENSNKLLGSHGVDGIKTGTTDDAANLLFSADYAVGDSTVTVVGVMLGADTHAQLREAIAALLDSVAPGFHEVTALEAGVDLARYSTAWGDVASARTADGASVVVWSDTPVEVSVEAEPVTTADAGAQVGVATVRAGAQTIEVPLELDAPIDDPGAWWRLTNPGALAATQPAG; encoded by the coding sequence ATGTCGCACCAGATCGCTCCCGCTCCGACCGCCGCAGGCCCAGACTCGTCCGGGTCCGCCCATCGCGGCAGCGGAGCCGACGCCGAACGACGTCGCATGTACCGCCGACGCCGACTCGTCGTGTTCGGCGCGCTCGCGCTCGTCCTCGCGCTGCTGATCGGTGGCGTCACGTACGTCTCGAACGCGCTGGGCACCCCGGTTCCCGCCGTCGCGGCCGCGACGACCGTCCCCGCGCCCGTTGCGCAGCCACCGCAGCCGCTCGCCCTGCCCGGGTTCGGCGAGTATGCGGTCGGCGCGGTCGGCTTCGACGGTGTGCTCGCGGCGAGCGAGGCGCAGGCGCCCATGCCGATCGCGAGCATCGCCAAGGTCGTGACCGCACTCGTCGTCCTCGGCGCGCATCCGGTCGCGGCAGGGGAGGGCGGCCCGGCGATCGCCTACACCGACGCCGACGTCGACATCTACTGGGACATGGTGGCGCAGAACGGCTCCGTCGCACCGGTCGCCGCGGGCACCTCGCTCAGCCTGACCCAGAGCCTCGAGGCCATGCTGCTGCCCTCGGGCAACAACTACGCGATCTCGATCGCGAACTGGGCGTTCGGCTCGGAGGGCGCGTACGTCGAGGCCGCGAACGCGTGGCTCGCCGAGCACGGGTTCACCGAGACCACGATCGCCGACGCGAGCGGGCTCTCGCTCGCGAACGTCGCGACCCCCGGCGACCTCGTGCGGCTCGGCCAGCTCGCGCTCACCGAACCGGCGCTCGCCGGCATCGTCGCGCAGCAGGCCGTCGACCTGCCGGGCGTCGGCCGCGTCGAGAACTCGAACAAGCTGCTCGGCAGCCACGGCGTCGACGGCATCAAGACCGGCACGACCGACGACGCCGCGAACCTGCTCTTCTCGGCCGACTATGCGGTCGGCGACTCGACCGTGACGGTGGTCGGGGTGATGCTCGGCGCCGACACGCACGCGCAGCTGCGCGAGGCGATCGCGGCGCTGCTCGACAGCGTCGCGCCGGGGTTCCACGAGGTCACGGCGCTCGAGGCCGGCGTCGACCTTGCGCGGTACTCGACCGCCTGGGGCGACGTCGCATCCGCGCGGACCGCCGACGGAGCATCCGTCGTCGTCTGGAGCGACACGCCCGTCGAGGTCTCGGTCGAGGCCGAGCCGGTCACGACCGCCGATGCGGGCGCTCAGGTGGGCGTCGCGACCGTCCGTGCCGGCGCGCAGACGATCGAGGTCCCGCTCGAGCTCGACGCGCCGATCGACGACCCCGGCGCCTGGTGGCGCCTCACGAACCCGGGCGCGCTGGCCGCGACTCAGCCGGCGGGCTGA
- a CDS encoding SGNH/GDSL hydrolase family protein, with protein MVTQQHPWSRYVAIGDSFTEGIGDPEPSVPGGHRGWADRVAEVLSQSSDDFAYANLAVRGKLIQQIIDEQLEPALELHPDLITISAGGNDVIRPGTDPDEISARFEYAIERLSRDRATIVIFTGVDVGFSPVFRGIRGKVAIYNENLRAIAAKFDCIVADQWALTDIQDQRFWAPDRLHLNALGHHTVARMVLDALNVENDLEPMKPEPLPGTTWRQAREEDLAWAREYLVPWVLRRIRHQSSGDRIRAKRPAAGPYRVATEDAVDGVGGSQPAG; from the coding sequence ATGGTCACTCAGCAGCACCCCTGGTCCCGCTACGTCGCCATCGGAGACTCCTTCACCGAGGGCATCGGCGACCCTGAGCCGAGCGTGCCCGGCGGCCATCGCGGGTGGGCCGACCGCGTCGCCGAGGTGCTCTCGCAGTCGAGCGACGACTTCGCCTATGCGAACCTCGCGGTCCGCGGCAAGCTCATCCAGCAGATCATCGACGAGCAGCTGGAGCCCGCGCTCGAGCTCCACCCCGACCTGATCACGATCTCGGCGGGCGGCAACGACGTGATCCGGCCGGGCACCGACCCCGACGAGATCTCCGCGCGCTTCGAGTACGCGATCGAGCGGCTCTCGCGGGACCGGGCGACGATCGTGATCTTCACCGGCGTCGATGTCGGCTTCTCACCGGTGTTCCGCGGCATCCGGGGCAAGGTCGCGATCTACAACGAGAACCTCCGCGCGATCGCCGCGAAGTTCGATTGCATCGTCGCCGACCAGTGGGCGCTGACCGACATCCAGGACCAGCGCTTCTGGGCGCCCGACCGGCTGCATCTGAACGCCCTCGGCCATCACACGGTGGCGCGCATGGTGCTCGACGCCCTCAACGTCGAGAACGACCTCGAGCCGATGAAGCCCGAACCGCTGCCCGGGACGACCTGGCGTCAGGCGCGCGAGGAGGACCTCGCGTGGGCGCGTGAGTACCTCGTGCCGTGGGTGCTCCGACGCATCCGCCACCAGTCGTCCGGCGATCGGATTCGAGCCAAGCGCCCCGCCGCCGGTCCGTACCGGGTGGCGACGGAGGACGCCGTCGACGGCGTCGGCGGCTCTCAGCCCGCCGGCTGA
- a CDS encoding DEAD/DEAH box helicase, with translation MRAWSVASTTVLAVSSANPIPSGQLPGSGQLPGTSAAEHLSPAFPDRAPWGTANKLRAWQAEALEQYLEAMPRDFLAAATPGAGKTTFALRIAAELRHRRVVDRITVVAPTDHLKKQWADAAARAGIRLDPGFRNAHGRSARHYHGVAVTYAQVAMRPALHRELTLSGRTLVILDEVHHGGDTLSWGDAIREAFEHAEKRLSLTGTPFRSDTAPIPFVHYEPDAQGIRVSSTDYNYGYGRALADGVVRPVLFMVYAGHMRWRTKAGDEMEARLGEDNTKDITSSAWRTALEPSGEWIPAVLQAANRRLTEVRQSIPDAGGLVLATDQTVARAYAEILEGLCGEKVTVVLSDDSEASGRIEEFSAGTSRWMVAVRMVSEGVDVPRLAVGVYATSSATPLFFAQAIGRFVRARRRGETASVFLPNVPVLMALAGELERERDHALDRRSEGDEDPGLDDGLLEAANREEKGSDEAGEFTWQAVASDASFDRVLYDGTEFGTLAEPGSDEEFDFIGLPGLLEPEQVSELLRHRQARQARRASDRRKHAVDEPGQAEPVALYRTLKEQRSLLNSLVGLWARQTGEPHSQVHGELRRICGGPPVAQATVTQLQARIEFLRRKLGSR, from the coding sequence ATGCGAGCGTGGTCGGTGGCGTCGACTACAGTGCTGGCAGTGAGCAGTGCGAACCCGATCCCGTCCGGCCAGCTGCCGGGGTCCGGCCAGCTGCCGGGTACGTCGGCCGCCGAGCACCTGTCGCCCGCGTTTCCGGATCGCGCACCCTGGGGTACCGCCAACAAGCTGCGCGCCTGGCAGGCCGAGGCGCTCGAGCAGTACCTCGAGGCGATGCCGCGCGACTTTCTCGCCGCGGCGACGCCCGGCGCCGGCAAGACGACGTTCGCGCTGCGCATCGCCGCCGAGCTGCGGCACCGGCGCGTCGTCGACCGCATCACGGTCGTCGCGCCCACCGACCACCTGAAGAAGCAGTGGGCCGACGCGGCTGCGCGTGCGGGCATCCGGCTCGACCCCGGGTTCCGCAATGCGCACGGCCGGTCGGCACGGCACTACCACGGCGTCGCGGTGACCTACGCGCAGGTGGCCATGCGCCCCGCGCTGCACCGCGAGCTCACGCTGTCCGGTCGCACGCTCGTCATCCTCGACGAGGTGCACCACGGCGGCGACACGCTGTCCTGGGGCGACGCGATCCGCGAGGCGTTCGAGCACGCCGAGAAGCGGCTCTCGCTCACCGGCACGCCGTTCCGCAGCGACACGGCGCCGATCCCGTTCGTGCACTACGAGCCCGACGCCCAGGGCATCCGGGTCTCGAGCACCGACTACAACTACGGCTACGGCCGTGCCCTCGCCGACGGCGTCGTCCGGCCGGTGCTGTTCATGGTGTACGCGGGGCACATGCGCTGGCGCACGAAGGCCGGCGACGAGATGGAGGCCCGGCTCGGTGAGGACAACACCAAAGACATCACGAGCTCGGCGTGGCGGACCGCCCTCGAGCCGAGCGGGGAGTGGATCCCGGCCGTGCTCCAGGCGGCGAACCGCAGACTGACCGAGGTCAGGCAGTCGATCCCCGACGCGGGCGGGCTCGTGCTGGCGACCGACCAGACCGTCGCCCGGGCCTACGCCGAGATCCTCGAGGGGCTCTGCGGCGAGAAGGTCACCGTCGTGCTCTCCGACGACAGCGAGGCGAGCGGTCGCATCGAGGAGTTCTCGGCCGGCACCAGCCGGTGGATGGTCGCGGTCCGCATGGTGTCCGAGGGCGTCGACGTGCCGCGGCTCGCGGTCGGGGTCTACGCGACGAGCTCGGCGACCCCGCTATTCTTCGCTCAGGCCATCGGCCGCTTCGTGCGCGCACGGCGCCGCGGCGAGACGGCGTCGGTCTTCCTGCCGAACGTGCCGGTGCTCATGGCGCTCGCGGGCGAGCTCGAGCGCGAGCGCGACCACGCGCTCGACCGGCGCAGCGAGGGCGACGAGGACCCGGGGCTCGACGACGGGTTGCTCGAGGCGGCGAACCGCGAGGAGAAGGGCTCGGACGAGGCCGGCGAGTTCACCTGGCAGGCGGTCGCGTCCGATGCCTCGTTCGACCGGGTGCTCTACGACGGCACGGAGTTCGGCACCCTCGCCGAGCCCGGCAGCGACGAGGAGTTCGACTTCATCGGGCTCCCCGGGCTGCTCGAGCCGGAACAGGTCAGCGAGCTGCTGCGGCATCGGCAGGCGCGACAGGCCCGCCGTGCGAGCGATCGGCGCAAGCACGCGGTCGACGAACCCGGGCAGGCCGAGCCGGTGGCGCTGTACCGCACGTTGAAGGAGCAGCGTTCGCTGTTGAACAGCCTCGTCGGGCTCTGGGCGAGGCAGACGGGTGAGCCGCACTCGCAGGTGCACGGTGAGCTGCGCCGCATCTGCGGCGGGCCGCCCGTGGCGCAGGCCACGGTCACGCAGCTGCAGGCCCGCATCGAGTTCCTCAGGCGCAAGCTCGGGAGCCGCTGA
- a CDS encoding Lrp/AsnC family transcriptional regulator, producing MAQHPELDRVDRALLTALSSNARASGAALAAEIGVAESTVSLRLRRLQSLGTIRGYQIDVDLASVGVSLQALIAVRLVKHDRSEIDAFRNVVPHLPGVLGVFHMAGADDYLLHVAARDAVELREFVLTHLTGHPAVAHTETNLIFEYATGDGWHQLIG from the coding sequence GTGGCGCAGCACCCTGAGCTCGATCGTGTGGACCGAGCACTGCTCACGGCGCTGTCGTCGAACGCGCGCGCGTCAGGTGCGGCGCTCGCGGCGGAGATCGGCGTCGCCGAGTCGACCGTGTCGCTCCGGCTCCGCCGGCTGCAGAGCCTCGGCACCATCCGCGGGTACCAGATCGACGTCGACCTCGCGTCCGTGGGGGTGTCGCTGCAGGCGCTCATCGCCGTGCGGCTCGTCAAGCACGACCGCTCGGAGATCGACGCGTTCCGCAACGTGGTGCCCCATCTGCCGGGCGTGCTCGGCGTGTTCCACATGGCAGGCGCCGACGACTACCTCCTGCATGTGGCCGCACGTGACGCCGTCGAGCTGCGGGAGTTCGTGCTCACGCACCTCACGGGGCATCCGGCGGTCGCCCACACCGAGACCAATCTCATCTTCGAGTACGCCACCGGCGACGGCTGGCACCAGCTCATCGGCTGA
- a CDS encoding VIT1/CCC1 transporter family protein → MTDRASTPTPTNADRTRWRRYLADERAEGAVYRELAARKQGEEREILLALAAAEGRHEAHWLTLLGGDDSRLPRADLRTRMLATLARRFGSIFVLALAQRAEARSPYATDPYATPAMAADERIHGEVVRGLAARGRRRLAGTFRAAVFGANDGLVSNLALVLGIGATGVPAPVVLFTGLAGLLAGALSMGAGEYVSVRSQRELLEASAPDPVARESLSDLDLDANELALVYRARGMEEDEAVEQAALVLARVQAAGAAPVSTDAIPALAHDDEAVGTGLSAAISSFLFFASGALIPVLPWIFGMTGLGAILLATSLVSVALLITGATVGVLSGASPLKRALRQLAIGLGAAAVTYVLGLAFGTTIG, encoded by the coding sequence ATGACCGACCGCGCGTCGACCCCCACGCCGACGAACGCCGACCGCACGAGATGGCGGCGGTACCTCGCCGATGAACGAGCCGAGGGCGCCGTCTACCGCGAGCTCGCGGCGCGCAAGCAGGGCGAGGAGCGTGAGATCCTGCTCGCGCTCGCCGCCGCCGAGGGGCGGCACGAGGCGCACTGGCTCACGCTGCTCGGTGGCGACGACTCCCGCCTGCCGCGCGCCGACCTGCGCACCCGGATGCTGGCGACGCTGGCTCGACGCTTCGGCTCGATCTTCGTGCTCGCGCTCGCGCAGCGAGCCGAGGCGCGTTCGCCGTACGCGACCGACCCGTACGCGACGCCCGCCATGGCCGCCGACGAGCGGATTCACGGCGAGGTCGTGCGCGGGCTCGCGGCCCGCGGCCGCCGGCGGCTCGCCGGCACCTTCCGTGCGGCCGTGTTCGGCGCGAACGACGGTCTCGTGTCGAACCTCGCGCTCGTACTCGGCATCGGCGCGACGGGTGTGCCTGCCCCCGTCGTGCTCTTCACCGGCCTCGCGGGCCTGCTCGCGGGCGCGCTGTCGATGGGCGCGGGGGAGTACGTGTCGGTCCGCTCCCAACGCGAGCTGCTCGAGGCATCCGCTCCTGATCCGGTCGCGCGCGAGTCGCTCTCCGACCTCGATCTGGACGCGAACGAGCTCGCGCTCGTCTACCGGGCGCGCGGCATGGAGGAGGACGAGGCGGTGGAGCAGGCCGCGCTCGTGCTCGCTCGCGTGCAGGCCGCGGGCGCGGCACCGGTCTCGACCGATGCGATTCCGGCGCTCGCGCACGACGACGAAGCCGTCGGCACCGGCCTCTCGGCCGCGATCTCGAGCTTCCTGTTCTTCGCCTCGGGCGCACTGATTCCGGTGCTGCCGTGGATCTTCGGCATGACCGGCCTCGGTGCGATCCTGCTCGCCACGAGCCTCGTGAGCGTGGCGCTCCTGATCACCGGCGCCACCGTCGGCGTCCTCTCGGGTGCGTCGCCGCTCAAGCGCGCCCTGCGCCAGCTGGCCATCGGCCTCGGCGCCGCCGCGGTCACCTACGTGCTCGGCCTCGCCTTCGGCACCACGATCGGCTAG